A single window of Jiangella alkaliphila DNA harbors:
- a CDS encoding acetamidase/formamidase family protein has product MSTQHWSTASRRSLLAAGLTVPLAAALAQATAGAAPVRPASTTGQSGRMRYDHHLKSTPDHLHWGGFPIGWEPALTMRSGRTVRVDTLSHQGFTNPNVHPRDYFGAFGVRPREILSDGIAFWEALPERQATNRQYGGHVLTGPIYVQGAEPGDTVAIDILDIDTRVPYGFNNTAPTSGVMAEFYPGWREGDAGLDIPAQIPPDLPAGVWPDVRTHLYRTGMHRGREVVFFSDDVLIPTHKFPGIIAVASPTGEFIGNTEDAPPPATGVQNSTPPGKFGGNMDVRDLTVGTTLYLPVFQPGAQIFIGDPHSCQGDGEVSGTAVEHSLSGTFRVTLIKNVETELPWAETDDHWIMMGIHWDLDRAMRIAVEKTVDFLVTTQGMTVPKAYSFASIAVNYHNAEVVDRTQVVTGFIPKSVFGR; this is encoded by the coding sequence ATGTCGACGCAGCACTGGAGCACCGCCAGCCGGCGCAGCCTGCTGGCCGCCGGCCTCACCGTTCCGCTCGCCGCAGCCCTCGCCCAAGCGACCGCCGGCGCCGCCCCCGTCCGGCCCGCGAGCACCACCGGGCAGAGTGGGCGGATGCGGTACGACCACCACCTGAAGTCCACCCCCGACCACCTGCACTGGGGTGGCTTCCCGATCGGCTGGGAGCCGGCGCTGACGATGCGCTCGGGCCGCACCGTTCGCGTCGACACCCTGTCCCACCAGGGCTTCACCAACCCGAACGTGCACCCGCGGGACTACTTCGGTGCGTTCGGGGTGCGGCCGCGGGAGATCCTGTCCGACGGGATCGCCTTCTGGGAGGCGCTGCCCGAGCGCCAGGCGACCAACCGGCAGTACGGCGGCCACGTCCTCACCGGCCCCATCTACGTCCAGGGCGCGGAGCCGGGCGACACCGTCGCGATCGACATCCTCGACATCGACACCCGGGTGCCCTACGGGTTCAACAACACCGCGCCGACCAGCGGCGTCATGGCCGAGTTCTACCCGGGGTGGCGCGAGGGCGACGCCGGGCTGGACATCCCGGCGCAGATCCCGCCCGACCTGCCGGCCGGCGTCTGGCCGGACGTGCGCACCCACCTGTACCGCACGGGCATGCACCGCGGCCGCGAGGTGGTCTTCTTCTCCGACGACGTCCTCATCCCGACGCACAAGTTCCCGGGGATCATCGCGGTCGCCTCGCCGACGGGTGAGTTCATCGGCAACACCGAAGATGCGCCGCCGCCGGCCACCGGGGTGCAGAACTCGACCCCGCCGGGGAAGTTCGGCGGCAACATGGACGTCCGCGACCTCACCGTCGGGACGACCCTGTACCTGCCGGTCTTCCAGCCCGGCGCGCAGATCTTCATCGGCGACCCGCACAGCTGCCAGGGTGACGGCGAGGTCAGCGGCACCGCCGTCGAGCACTCGCTCTCCGGCACGTTCCGCGTCACGCTGATCAAGAACGTCGAGACCGAACTGCCGTGGGCCGAGACCGACGACCACTGGATCATGATGGGCATCCACTGGGACCTCGACCGCGCCATGCGTATCGCCGTCGAGAAGACCGTCGACTTCCTCGTCACCACCCAGGGCATGACGGTCCCGAAGGCGTACTCGTTCGCCTCCATAGCGGTGAACTACCACAACGCCGAGGTCGTCGACCGCACCCAGGTCGTCACCGGCTTCATCCCGAAGAGCGTCTTCGGCCGATAG
- a CDS encoding quaternary amine ABC transporter ATP-binding protein, with the protein MTAVRAEGLFKVFGRDADDAVQRLRAGAGRADVVAQGATPAVIDASFEVQPGEIFVVMGLSGSGKSTLIRMLNGLLEPTAGQVHVDGVDLSGIDAAELRRLRQQKISMVFQHFALLPHRTVAENAAYALDVQGRSKDEQRAGAAEALELVGLSGWEDRYPAQLSGGMKQRVGLARALAAGSEIMLMDEAFSALDPLIRREMQDQLLELQARLGKTVVFITHDLNEAMRLGDRVAVMRDGRIVQVGTAEEVLRDPADDYVARFVADVDRTRVLTASSVMVPAPLEASAGDVTSVRPDTPLAELFAASAGSDQPLAVVDGDGRQLGVIPRVTLLAAMASLAEALPEAEVVR; encoded by the coding sequence GTGACCGCGGTACGCGCGGAAGGACTGTTCAAGGTCTTCGGCCGAGACGCCGACGACGCCGTTCAACGGCTCCGAGCCGGCGCCGGCCGCGCTGACGTCGTCGCGCAGGGTGCGACCCCGGCGGTGATCGACGCGAGCTTCGAGGTCCAGCCGGGCGAGATCTTCGTCGTCATGGGACTCTCCGGCTCGGGCAAATCGACGCTGATCAGGATGCTCAACGGCCTGCTCGAACCGACAGCCGGCCAGGTCCACGTCGACGGCGTCGACCTCTCCGGCATCGACGCGGCCGAGCTGCGCCGGCTGCGGCAGCAGAAGATCAGCATGGTCTTCCAGCACTTCGCCCTGCTCCCGCACCGCACCGTCGCCGAGAACGCGGCCTACGCGCTGGACGTCCAGGGCAGGTCGAAGGACGAGCAGCGGGCCGGCGCCGCCGAGGCGCTGGAACTGGTCGGCCTGAGCGGCTGGGAGGACCGCTATCCGGCCCAGCTGTCCGGCGGCATGAAGCAGCGGGTCGGGCTGGCCCGCGCGCTCGCCGCCGGCAGCGAGATCATGCTGATGGACGAGGCGTTCTCGGCGCTGGACCCGCTGATCCGCCGCGAGATGCAGGACCAGCTGCTGGAGCTGCAGGCGCGCCTGGGCAAGACGGTCGTCTTCATCACCCACGACCTCAACGAGGCCATGCGGCTCGGCGATCGCGTCGCGGTCATGCGCGACGGCCGGATCGTGCAGGTCGGGACCGCGGAAGAGGTGCTGCGCGACCCCGCCGACGACTACGTCGCCCGATTCGTCGCCGACGTAGACCGCACGCGCGTGCTCACCGCGTCCAGCGTCATGGTGCCCGCGCCACTCGAGGCGAGCGCCGGCGACGTCACCTCCGTCCGCCCCGACACGCCGCTGGCCGAGCTGTTCGCGGCGTCGGCCGGGTCGGACCAGCCGCTCGCGGTGGTCGACGGCGACGGCCGGCAGCTGGGCGTCATCCCGCGGGTGACCCTGCTCGCCGCGATGGCCAGCCTGGCGGAGGCGCTGCCCGAGGCGGAGGTGGTCCGATGA
- a CDS encoding ABC transporter permease, with translation MSESFDPLDPRLEVGTWISDAFDWFTETFQPVLDVIGSVLEGAYNGVFDVLSAPPFLVMIALFAGLGWLVRSWRFAVVTVVGFYLVAAMDRWDGAMQTLSLVLVAAFIATAIAVPLGIWAARSQPVSNVLRPVLDFMQTMPPMVYLIPTLGAFGIGVVPGMISTIVFAMPPGVRFTELAIRQVDTEVVEAGQAFGSSPARILRQIQLPLALPTIMAGINQVIMLSLSMVVLAAMVGAAGLGLDVVSGLQSLNVGRGVEAGLAVVVLAIYLDRVVSALADRAPVVRASRVRA, from the coding sequence ATGAGCGAGTCCTTCGACCCGCTGGACCCGCGCCTTGAGGTCGGCACCTGGATCTCCGACGCGTTCGACTGGTTCACCGAGACCTTCCAGCCGGTCCTCGACGTCATCGGCTCCGTGCTCGAGGGCGCCTACAACGGGGTCTTCGACGTGCTCAGCGCGCCGCCGTTCCTCGTCATGATCGCGCTGTTCGCCGGACTCGGCTGGCTGGTGCGGTCGTGGCGGTTCGCCGTCGTCACCGTCGTCGGCTTCTATCTCGTCGCGGCGATGGACCGCTGGGACGGCGCCATGCAGACGCTGTCGCTGGTGCTGGTGGCCGCGTTCATCGCGACGGCGATCGCGGTGCCGCTGGGCATCTGGGCGGCGCGGTCGCAGCCGGTGAGCAACGTGCTGCGGCCGGTGCTCGACTTCATGCAGACGATGCCGCCCATGGTGTACCTGATCCCGACGCTGGGCGCGTTCGGCATCGGCGTCGTCCCCGGGATGATCTCGACGATCGTGTTCGCGATGCCGCCGGGCGTCCGGTTCACCGAGCTGGCGATCAGGCAGGTCGACACCGAGGTGGTGGAGGCCGGCCAGGCGTTCGGGTCGTCGCCGGCGCGGATCCTGCGGCAGATCCAGCTGCCGCTGGCGCTGCCCACGATCATGGCCGGGATCAACCAGGTCATCATGCTGTCGCTGTCGATGGTGGTCCTCGCGGCCATGGTCGGCGCGGCCGGACTGGGTCTGGACGTGGTGTCCGGCCTGCAGTCGCTCAACGTGGGCCGCGGCGTAGAGGCCGGTCTGGCCGTCGTCGTGCTGGCCATCTATCTGGACCGCGTGGTCTCGGCCCTGGCCGACCGCGCCCCGGTCGTCCGGGCGTCGAGAGTGCGCGCCTGA
- a CDS encoding glycine betaine ABC transporter substrate-binding protein yields MRKSTLTLLAGLAASGLVLAGCGDDDNGGGSADGESSGSGGSGGGAEVQTIGDVDSAACDPADGDAELPDAEGTGDDETALTIGVFSGWDENYVVAELAKVALEEQGYTVEFEELEAGPAYTGAAQGDIDVVMDAWLPNTHASYIEQFGDDLEDVGCWFDEGFLTIAVNADSPAQSLADLGDQADAYGNRLVGIEPGAGLTTTTQDEVIPTYGLEDWDFPTSSSPAMLAELDSAMAAGDDIAVTLWHPHWAYAAYDIRDLEDPEGALGEAERLYSLGRPGFHEEFPNAAQLIRNLYLSNEQLLEIEDLMVVQNNREDNAGAVSQWLDANPDFVTNWRAGTLT; encoded by the coding sequence ATGCGCAAGTCCACCCTCACCCTCCTGGCCGGTCTGGCCGCGAGCGGTCTGGTCCTCGCCGGTTGCGGCGACGACGACAACGGCGGCGGCTCGGCTGACGGCGAATCCAGCGGGTCCGGCGGGTCCGGCGGCGGTGCCGAGGTGCAGACCATCGGCGACGTCGACAGCGCCGCCTGCGACCCGGCCGACGGCGACGCCGAGCTCCCCGACGCCGAGGGCACCGGCGACGACGAGACGGCGCTGACCATCGGCGTGTTCAGCGGCTGGGACGAGAACTACGTCGTGGCCGAGCTGGCGAAGGTCGCGCTCGAGGAGCAGGGCTACACCGTCGAGTTCGAGGAGCTGGAAGCCGGTCCCGCCTACACCGGCGCCGCCCAGGGCGACATCGACGTCGTCATGGACGCCTGGCTGCCCAACACGCACGCCTCCTACATCGAGCAGTTCGGTGACGACCTCGAGGACGTCGGCTGCTGGTTCGACGAGGGCTTCCTGACGATCGCCGTCAACGCCGACTCGCCGGCCCAGTCCCTCGCCGACCTGGGCGACCAGGCCGACGCGTACGGCAACCGGCTGGTCGGCATCGAGCCCGGCGCCGGGCTGACCACCACGACGCAGGACGAGGTCATCCCCACGTACGGCCTGGAGGACTGGGACTTCCCGACGTCGTCGTCGCCGGCCATGCTCGCCGAGCTGGACAGCGCGATGGCCGCGGGCGACGACATCGCCGTCACGCTGTGGCACCCGCACTGGGCGTACGCGGCCTACGACATCCGCGACCTGGAGGACCCGGAGGGCGCGCTCGGCGAGGCCGAGCGGCTCTACAGCCTCGGTCGTCCGGGCTTCCACGAGGAGTTCCCGAACGCCGCCCAGCTGATCCGCAACCTCTACCTCTCCAACGAGCAGCTGCTGGAGATCGAGGACCTCATGGTCGTGCAGAACAACCGCGAGGACAACGCCGGCGCCGTCTCCCAGTGGCTGGACGCGAACCCGGACTTCGTCACCAACTGGCGGGCCGGCACGCTGACCTGA
- a CDS encoding MMPL family transporter, with protein MLAHRRWVVAFWALVLVAGAMASGPANERLTTDFSLPGEPGAETAERIEERFGSGGSTAPYLVSFTAPDGADAADGAEGSAAAFDEVGRALPDVRLLHAGNTGDDAFLTEDGRTSFALLFWRWDESATGLPTEQIRAALEAAAPAGASVGVTGYDALAAGSEEEEGWGVLAEVLVGSVGALAVLAFVFASLLAFLPLVVAAASILATFVLLLGLTYLGEFSALVSFLIALIGLGVAIDYSLLLVTRWREERHHGRDNHDAVRVAMQTAGRAVLVSGGTVAIGLISLLVLPVPFMRSVGIAGALIPLASVAATLSLTPALLGGIGPRVDWPRVRRERTASRAWTAWATRVVRARWAAAGASVAILAALVGAFFGLRIGLASTESLAQNGPAYEALHQLTDGGVVPGHLTPVEVLVSSGEAEAVAGELARVDGIDRALVPTDEASNRDGETVIALIPDAETVDSTSVDVVDRVAERAGDLDGVLGVSGVGAVQLDFMDAVYGNFLLMLALIALLTYVLLVRAFRSLLLPLKAVLLNLLSLGAAYGLVVLFWQYGYGSDAVFGIPETGAITFWVPLLIFAFLYGLSMDYEVFILARIREEYEATGSTDQAVVQGIGRTGRLVTSAALILFLAFAALAASPATDLKVMATGLGFGILLDATIIRSLLTPALVSLFGTWNWYLPDWTARLLRVAPSRPAAAEPEPRPVRTAT; from the coding sequence GTGCTGGCACATCGCCGGTGGGTCGTGGCGTTCTGGGCGCTGGTCCTGGTCGCGGGCGCCATGGCGTCCGGGCCGGCCAACGAACGGCTGACCACCGACTTCTCGCTGCCCGGTGAGCCCGGCGCCGAGACCGCCGAGCGGATCGAAGAGCGGTTCGGCAGCGGCGGCAGCACGGCGCCGTACCTGGTGTCGTTCACCGCCCCGGACGGCGCGGACGCCGCTGACGGCGCGGAAGGCTCCGCGGCCGCGTTCGACGAGGTGGGGCGGGCGCTCCCGGACGTGCGGCTGCTGCATGCCGGCAACACCGGCGACGACGCGTTCCTGACCGAGGACGGCCGGACGTCGTTCGCGCTGCTGTTCTGGCGGTGGGACGAGTCGGCGACGGGGCTGCCGACCGAGCAGATCAGGGCTGCGCTGGAGGCCGCCGCGCCCGCCGGTGCGTCCGTCGGCGTCACGGGCTACGACGCGCTCGCCGCCGGCTCGGAGGAGGAGGAGGGCTGGGGCGTCCTGGCGGAGGTGCTGGTCGGCTCGGTCGGCGCGCTGGCGGTGCTGGCGTTCGTGTTCGCCTCGCTGCTGGCCTTCCTGCCGTTGGTGGTGGCGGCCGCGTCGATCCTGGCGACGTTCGTGCTGCTGCTGGGGTTGACCTACCTCGGCGAGTTCTCCGCGCTGGTGTCGTTCCTGATCGCGCTGATCGGGCTGGGCGTGGCGATCGACTACTCGCTGCTGCTGGTGACCCGGTGGCGGGAGGAGCGCCACCACGGCCGCGACAACCACGACGCGGTGCGGGTGGCGATGCAGACCGCCGGGCGGGCCGTGCTGGTCAGCGGCGGGACGGTGGCGATCGGGCTGATCTCGCTGCTGGTGCTGCCGGTGCCGTTCATGCGCAGCGTCGGCATCGCCGGTGCGCTGATCCCGCTGGCCAGCGTCGCCGCGACGCTGAGCCTGACGCCCGCCCTGCTGGGCGGGATCGGCCCACGGGTGGACTGGCCCCGGGTGCGCCGCGAGCGCACCGCGAGCCGGGCGTGGACCGCCTGGGCGACCCGGGTGGTCCGGGCGCGGTGGGCGGCGGCCGGCGCCTCGGTCGCCATCCTCGCCGCGCTGGTCGGGGCGTTCTTCGGGCTGCGGATCGGACTCGCGTCCACGGAGTCGCTGGCCCAGAACGGACCGGCGTACGAGGCGCTGCACCAGTTGACCGACGGCGGCGTCGTGCCGGGTCACCTGACCCCGGTCGAGGTGCTGGTGTCCTCCGGCGAGGCCGAGGCGGTGGCCGGCGAGCTGGCGCGGGTCGACGGCATCGACCGGGCGCTGGTGCCGACGGACGAGGCGAGCAACCGCGACGGCGAGACCGTCATCGCGCTGATCCCCGACGCCGAGACCGTCGACTCCACCAGCGTCGACGTCGTCGACCGGGTGGCCGAACGGGCCGGCGACCTCGACGGCGTGCTCGGCGTGTCCGGCGTCGGCGCCGTGCAGCTGGACTTCATGGACGCCGTCTACGGCAACTTCCTGCTGATGCTCGCGCTGATCGCGCTGCTCACGTACGTGCTGCTGGTGCGGGCGTTCCGGTCGCTGCTGCTGCCGTTGAAGGCGGTGCTGCTGAACCTGCTCTCGCTCGGCGCCGCGTACGGCCTGGTGGTGCTGTTCTGGCAGTACGGCTACGGGTCGGACGCCGTGTTCGGCATCCCGGAGACCGGCGCGATCACGTTCTGGGTGCCGCTGCTGATCTTCGCGTTCCTGTACGGGCTGTCGATGGACTACGAGGTGTTCATCCTGGCCCGGATCAGAGAGGAGTACGAGGCCACCGGCTCCACCGACCAGGCGGTCGTCCAGGGGATCGGGCGCACCGGGCGGCTCGTGACCAGCGCGGCGTTGATCCTGTTCTTGGCCTTCGCCGCCCTGGCCGCCAGCCCGGCCACCGACCTCAAGGTCATGGCGACCGGGCTCGGCTTCGGCATCCTGCTCGACGCGACGATCATCCGGTCGCTGCTCACGCCGGCGCTGGTGTCGCTGTTCGGGACGTGGAACTGGTACCTGCCGGACTGGACGGCGCGGCTGCTGCGCGTCGCGCCGTCCCGGCCCGCCGCGGCGGAGCCGGAACCCCGTCCGGTCCGGACCGCGACGTGA
- a CDS encoding sigma-70 family RNA polymerase sigma factor codes for MGEDDWLAGQFESHRTHLRAVAFRMLGSTSEAEDAVQESWLRVARAGTNGVDNLGGWLTTVVARVCLDMLRSRTARREQPLTTEPPGPAAAVNGVDPEREVLLADAVGPALLVVLDTLAPTERLAFVLHDLFAVPFDEIAPLVGRSPTAARQLASRARRRVQGVGAATRPPDADDVRRQRLVLDAFTAASRQGDFEALLAVLDPDVVMRADDVAVDLSLAARSRGAAPLGSLMHGPQAVADVFLNRARSTQRALIDGAIGLVWTAGGRPRGVFPFSVADGLVVEIDIVMDPDRISEFDIRLIDD; via the coding sequence ATGGGCGAGGACGACTGGCTGGCAGGACAGTTCGAGAGCCACCGCACGCACCTGCGCGCCGTGGCCTTCCGGATGCTGGGTTCGACGAGCGAGGCCGAGGACGCCGTTCAGGAGTCGTGGCTGCGGGTGGCCCGCGCCGGGACCAACGGCGTCGACAACCTGGGCGGCTGGCTGACCACCGTGGTCGCCCGGGTCTGCCTGGACATGCTGCGGTCGCGGACGGCGCGCCGCGAGCAGCCGCTGACGACGGAGCCGCCAGGCCCGGCCGCCGCGGTGAACGGGGTCGATCCGGAACGCGAGGTGCTGCTGGCCGACGCGGTCGGCCCGGCGTTGCTGGTGGTGCTGGACACGCTGGCGCCGACCGAGCGGCTGGCGTTCGTCCTGCACGACCTGTTCGCCGTCCCGTTCGACGAGATCGCGCCGCTGGTCGGCCGCTCGCCGACGGCCGCCCGGCAGCTGGCCAGCCGGGCCCGGCGGCGGGTGCAGGGTGTGGGCGCGGCGACGCGGCCGCCGGACGCGGACGACGTCCGGCGGCAGCGTCTCGTGCTCGACGCGTTCACGGCGGCGTCGCGCCAGGGCGACTTCGAGGCGCTGCTCGCGGTGCTGGACCCGGACGTCGTCATGCGGGCGGACGACGTCGCCGTCGACCTCTCCCTCGCCGCCAGGTCCCGCGGCGCCGCGCCCCTGGGCAGCCTGATGCATGGGCCGCAGGCGGTCGCGGACGTGTTCCTGAACCGGGCGCGGAGCACTCAGCGAGCGCTGATCGACGGCGCGATCGGCCTGGTCTGGACGGCGGGCGGCCGGCCGCGCGGCGTCTTCCCGTTCTCCGTCGCGGACGGCTTGGTGGTCGAGATCGACATCGTCATGGACCCGGACCGGATCAGCGAGTTCGACATCCGGCTGATCGACGACTGA
- a CDS encoding RelA/SpoT domain-containing protein gives MPGGESDSQRPIADGVDGLSELHDREVPAAVGEVAEHVRAELAELRRLLEQARGHVDPAMLTALDDAHRRLQDDLQRLGGDVSGVLSSAAGELEALRRPSPGAAAPVAASPSAPRRPVDDAVAAVRSALAGPHPDVAALVARLLADTAHSLDLTRALRDPERRGGALTILGELADGRALAGRSLGDYVAAHPGRGPLFAPVPSDALVASDGRSRKELFVAAAVLADPGRCVGADPTAEQLVLLDDYVRRLVEEVEPRVFAELSSLAAAYPDAAVSSRVKDPDGLVEKVRRMSAGAKNRPGRAGYRVGDVLDAVGARITVAGTADLAALVGAVVERFGTSDDGRVLDWENRYTDPKPHNPAYRVVPFILVARVGGLAYPFELQLTTQRASIAADLEHNTVYKPYVPVSDQERDRIRGMQAEAAALDQDETRNGVD, from the coding sequence ATGCCGGGCGGCGAGAGCGACAGCCAGCGGCCCATCGCGGACGGCGTCGACGGGCTGAGCGAGCTGCACGACCGCGAGGTCCCGGCGGCCGTCGGCGAGGTCGCGGAGCACGTCCGCGCCGAGCTGGCCGAGCTGCGGCGCCTGCTCGAGCAGGCCCGGGGCCACGTCGACCCGGCGATGCTGACCGCGCTCGACGACGCACACCGGCGGCTGCAGGACGACCTCCAGCGGCTCGGCGGCGACGTGTCCGGCGTGCTCTCGTCGGCCGCCGGCGAGCTGGAGGCGCTGCGCCGGCCCTCGCCGGGGGCTGCGGCGCCGGTGGCCGCGTCGCCTTCCGCGCCGCGGCGGCCGGTGGACGACGCCGTCGCGGCCGTTCGATCCGCGCTGGCCGGACCGCATCCGGACGTCGCCGCCCTGGTGGCCCGGCTGCTGGCCGACACCGCGCACTCGCTGGACCTGACCCGCGCGCTCCGCGACCCCGAGCGGCGGGGTGGCGCGCTGACGATCCTCGGCGAGCTGGCCGACGGACGCGCGCTGGCCGGCCGGAGCCTGGGCGACTACGTCGCGGCGCATCCCGGGCGCGGCCCGTTGTTCGCTCCGGTGCCCTCCGATGCGCTGGTCGCCTCGGACGGCCGGTCCCGCAAGGAGCTGTTCGTCGCCGCCGCCGTCCTCGCCGACCCCGGCCGCTGCGTCGGCGCCGACCCCACTGCGGAGCAGCTCGTGCTGCTCGACGACTACGTGCGCCGCCTGGTCGAGGAGGTCGAGCCACGTGTGTTCGCCGAACTGAGCTCGCTGGCCGCGGCTTACCCGGACGCGGCCGTCAGCTCGCGCGTCAAGGACCCGGACGGCCTCGTCGAGAAGGTCCGGCGGATGTCCGCCGGCGCGAAGAACCGCCCGGGCCGCGCCGGCTACCGCGTGGGCGACGTGCTCGACGCCGTGGGCGCGCGGATCACCGTCGCCGGCACCGCCGACCTCGCAGCGCTGGTTGGCGCCGTGGTGGAGCGCTTCGGCACCAGCGACGACGGCCGGGTACTGGACTGGGAGAACCGGTACACCGATCCGAAGCCGCACAACCCGGCCTACCGCGTGGTGCCGTTCATCCTGGTCGCGCGGGTCGGCGGGCTCGCGTACCCGTTCGAACTACAGTTGACCACGCAACGAGCCTCGATCGCCGCGGACCTCGAGCACAACACCGTCTACAAGCCGTACGTACCCGTCAGCGACCAGGAGCGCGACCGCATCCGCGGCATGCAGGCCGAGGCGGCCGCGCTCGACCAGGACGAGACCAGGAACGGCGTTGACTGA
- a CDS encoding HD domain-containing protein → MRTFGTWLTWDDASSALTTRLTGAELDRLADAYAFAAEHHAGQTRPAGEPYTRHLLEVAEILATELDVTDTDLLAAALLHDVVEDTPATSADVAERFGPRVATLVDAVTKPPPEPGEDGAAVRLRYLDHLRDLPADTLRLKLADRYSNVQRLHTHPRPAKQRAYYAETRRHLVPLAAVDPRMAALFADWERAYAHLADTPS, encoded by the coding sequence ATGAGAACCTTCGGCACCTGGCTGACCTGGGACGACGCCAGCTCCGCACTGACCACACGGCTGACCGGGGCGGAGCTCGACCGGCTGGCCGACGCGTACGCGTTCGCCGCGGAACACCATGCCGGGCAGACCCGGCCGGCCGGCGAGCCGTACACCCGGCACCTGCTGGAGGTGGCCGAGATCCTCGCCACTGAGTTGGACGTCACCGACACCGACCTGCTCGCCGCCGCGCTCCTCCACGACGTCGTCGAGGACACCCCGGCCACCTCCGCCGACGTCGCCGAGCGGTTCGGCCCGCGGGTCGCCACGCTCGTCGACGCCGTCACGAAGCCGCCGCCGGAGCCAGGCGAGGACGGCGCCGCCGTCCGGCTGCGCTACCTCGACCACCTGCGCGATCTGCCCGCCGACACGCTGCGGCTCAAGCTGGCCGACCGATACAGCAACGTCCAGCGCCTGCACACCCACCCGCGGCCGGCGAAGCAGCGCGCCTACTACGCGGAGACCCGCCGCCACCTGGTCCCCCTCGCCGCCGTCGACCCGCGGATGGCCGCGCTGTTCGCCGACTGGGAGCGCGCCTACGCCCACCTCGCCGACACCCCGTCCTGA
- a CDS encoding FAD-binding oxidoreductase: MTTLDVSAVRTRFTGQVVAPGDDGYDGARAIFYGGLDPKPAVVIHPSDPAEVAGVIALARETGLELSVRCGGHSVAGHSVVDGGIVLDLRHLRAIAIDVEERTVWAQAGLTAGDVTKAVAEHGLAIGFGDTGTVGIGGITTGGGVGYLSRKHGLTIDNVLAAEVVTADGQILEVDADHHPDLFWAIRGGGGNFGVVTRFKYRLHELPGVVGGMILLPATPEVVHGFLQEAAAGPEELSVIVNVMPAPPMPFIPADVQGSLVVLGLVCYAGPADEGEKALAPIRALAEPLADFVRPIAYPEMFMEAEGDEEYHPTATARTLFADELDLARVTEVIERLRTAPAPMRVTQFRPLGGAISRVPADATAYAHRGRAFMVNVASFLDGPDTRPEREQWVRDTAAVVANGGPGAYVNFVADASAEWAREAYPGATWERLVQVKRQYDPDNLFRHNVNIPPEG; encoded by the coding sequence ATGACAACGCTCGACGTCTCCGCTGTCCGCACCCGCTTCACCGGCCAGGTCGTCGCTCCGGGCGACGACGGCTACGACGGCGCCCGCGCCATCTTCTACGGCGGCCTCGACCCCAAGCCGGCCGTCGTCATCCACCCGTCCGACCCCGCCGAGGTGGCCGGTGTCATCGCGCTGGCCCGCGAGACCGGCCTCGAGCTCTCCGTCCGCTGCGGCGGGCACAGCGTCGCCGGCCATAGTGTCGTCGACGGCGGCATCGTCCTCGACCTCAGGCACCTGCGCGCCATCGCCATCGACGTCGAGGAACGCACCGTGTGGGCGCAGGCCGGCCTGACGGCGGGCGACGTCACCAAGGCGGTCGCCGAGCACGGGCTGGCCATCGGCTTCGGCGACACCGGCACCGTCGGCATCGGCGGCATCACCACCGGTGGCGGCGTCGGCTACCTGTCCCGTAAGCACGGCCTGACCATCGACAACGTGCTGGCCGCCGAGGTCGTCACCGCCGACGGCCAGATCCTCGAGGTCGACGCCGACCATCATCCCGACCTCTTCTGGGCCATCCGGGGCGGCGGCGGCAACTTCGGCGTCGTCACCCGGTTCAAGTACCGGCTGCACGAGCTGCCCGGCGTCGTCGGCGGCATGATCCTGCTGCCGGCCACCCCCGAGGTGGTGCACGGCTTCCTCCAGGAGGCGGCCGCCGGACCCGAGGAGCTGTCGGTCATCGTCAACGTCATGCCGGCGCCGCCGATGCCGTTCATCCCCGCCGACGTGCAGGGTTCGCTGGTCGTGCTCGGGCTGGTCTGCTACGCCGGGCCGGCCGACGAGGGCGAGAAGGCGCTGGCGCCCATCCGCGCACTGGCCGAGCCGCTCGCCGACTTCGTCCGGCCCATCGCCTACCCCGAGATGTTCATGGAGGCGGAGGGCGACGAGGAGTACCACCCCACCGCCACCGCTCGCACCCTGTTCGCCGACGAGCTCGACCTCGCCCGCGTCACAGAGGTCATCGAGCGGCTGCGCACCGCGCCGGCGCCCATGCGGGTGACCCAGTTCCGGCCGCTCGGCGGCGCCATCTCCCGCGTCCCCGCCGACGCGACGGCGTACGCCCACCGCGGGCGCGCGTTCATGGTCAACGTCGCCTCGTTCCTCGACGGCCCCGACACCCGGCCCGAACGGGAGCAGTGGGTCCGCGACACCGCCGCGGTCGTCGCCAACGGCGGCCCCGGCGCGTACGTCAACTTCGTCGCCGACGCCAGTGCCGAGTGGGCCCGCGAGGCATACCCGGGCGCCACCTGGGAGCGGCTCGTCCAGGTGAAGCGGCAGTACGACCCCGACAACCTGTTCCGCCACAACGTCAACATCCCGCCGGAGGGCTGA